The Anabaena sp. WA102 genome contains a region encoding:
- a CDS encoding serine/threonine-protein kinase, whose protein sequence is MREIQGQLPILAGNKGRYQLLRPLGGGSFGDTFLAIDLNTLNQRRCVVKRLRIESHHSPEIVAGIKKAFEREAQVLEDLGDKSGNIPSLYDYFSLTVTDPQLNTQQEFNYLVQQYIEGEDLSKELEQQGRFSEAKVLTLLNNILPGLDFIHNHNVIHRDIKPSNIVRSNAEDDKFYLIDFGAVKQVIKGDISTTEKSIVFGTISYAPPEQIKKEKVDYSSDLYALAASCVQLLTGEFPDDSRDVNNLWNWQKYPYISEHLGKILRRMLQEDPYYRFQSAREVMEALNKPDDKPPGLSPRTNNGDKTIIIPPPQPQFIKVLLITAIILTAAGVFITLYSDQIQNSQGSIKTIPGKLFTDKQFGIEIKYPQDWKAEKQEYSPLTGGTIAKIFPNTSSLNLEVGLFIRIEDIQKSQTLSEYNQAAIEQIKKSVRNVQILEQKSKKLDDREGYQIVYTGQDQIHNFRFKSMEVWTISDSKVYILTYRAEEKLYDPFLKDVEQTMMRSFHIEPIGL, encoded by the coding sequence ATGAGAGAGATTCAAGGACAACTCCCGATTTTAGCTGGAAACAAAGGAAGATACCAACTTCTAAGACCTTTAGGAGGAGGGAGTTTTGGGGATACTTTTCTCGCTATTGACCTAAATACACTTAATCAACGTCGTTGTGTTGTTAAGCGATTACGAATTGAGAGTCATCATTCTCCTGAAATTGTTGCAGGGATCAAAAAAGCCTTTGAAAGAGAGGCTCAGGTTCTAGAAGATTTAGGGGATAAAAGTGGTAATATTCCCTCCTTATATGATTATTTTTCCTTAACTGTAACTGACCCGCAATTAAATACTCAACAAGAGTTTAATTATTTGGTTCAACAATATATCGAAGGTGAAGATCTAAGTAAAGAACTGGAACAACAAGGACGTTTTTCAGAAGCAAAAGTTTTGACTCTATTAAATAATATTTTACCTGGTTTGGACTTTATCCATAATCACAATGTTATTCACCGGGATATTAAACCTAGTAATATTGTGCGCTCCAATGCAGAAGATGACAAATTCTATTTAATTGACTTTGGAGCAGTTAAACAAGTAATTAAAGGTGATATTTCCACCACAGAAAAATCTATAGTATTTGGAACTATTTCCTATGCTCCCCCAGAACAAATCAAAAAGGAAAAAGTTGATTATTCCAGTGATTTATATGCTTTAGCTGCTTCTTGTGTGCAATTATTAACAGGTGAATTTCCAGACGATTCCCGTGACGTTAATAATCTTTGGAATTGGCAAAAATATCCCTATATTAGTGAACATTTGGGTAAGATACTAAGGCGTATGCTCCAAGAAGATCCTTATTATAGATTCCAGTCAGCAAGGGAAGTAATGGAAGCTCTGAATAAACCTGATGATAAACCACCGGGATTGAGTCCGCGTACAAATAATGGTGATAAGACAATAATTATCCCTCCTCCCCAACCTCAATTTATTAAAGTTTTATTGATAACAGCAATTATTTTGACCGCTGCTGGGGTTTTCATAACTTTGTATAGCGATCAAATTCAAAACTCCCAAGGAAGTATTAAAACTATTCCTGGTAAACTATTTACAGATAAACAATTTGGAATTGAGATCAAATATCCTCAAGACTGGAAGGCTGAAAAACAAGAATATAGTCCGTTAACCGGGGGAACTATTGCCAAAATATTCCCTAATACTTCTAGTCTGAATCTCGAAGTAGGGCTATTTATCCGTATCGAAGATATACAAAAATCTCAGACTTTATCAGAGTATAATCAGGCTGCTATCGAACAAATTAAAAAATCCGTTAGAAACGTCCAAATTCTCGAACAAAAATCGAAAAAACTAGATGATCGAGAGGGATATCAAATAGTTTATACAGGTCAAGATCAAATTCATAACTTCAGGTTTAAGTCCATGGAAGTTTGGACTATTAGTGATTCAAAAGTTTATATTCTGACTTACCGAGCAGAAGAAAAACTCTATGATCCCTTTCTCAAGGATGTAGAACAAACCATGATGAGGTCTTTTCATATAGAGCCTATTGGTCTATGA
- a CDS encoding COP23 domain-containing protein has product MALVMKNNLSAPLTGLALALSVTLASNQPSQAQSRQFTCGLSDNYPVTVVRHPTRGSVALIVWTNTSQISDTWTPQKRCQEVSDRFQKLQNKGELKILKTGTVNGQYVICGLGTNQRACDKKNVLLTMTKDRDPKQVLEQLLNTRVAASGEAVYLSGDQEGHIKPTINRDGTASVDIDQVINGKSEPIW; this is encoded by the coding sequence ATGGCTTTAGTTATGAAAAATAACCTATCAGCACCCTTAACTGGTCTGGCTTTAGCCTTGAGTGTTACTTTAGCTAGTAATCAACCCAGCCAAGCTCAAAGCCGCCAATTTACCTGTGGTTTGAGTGATAACTATCCAGTAACCGTGGTTCGTCACCCAACCAGAGGTAGTGTAGCCTTAATTGTGTGGACAAACACAAGTCAGATTAGTGATACATGGACACCTCAAAAACGTTGTCAAGAGGTATCAGATCGTTTCCAGAAACTGCAAAATAAAGGTGAACTGAAAATCCTGAAAACGGGAACAGTTAACGGTCAATATGTTATCTGTGGTTTAGGAACTAATCAGAGAGCTTGTGATAAGAAAAATGTTTTACTGACCATGACAAAGGATCGTGACCCTAAGCAAGTCCTTGAACAACTATTGAATACCCGTGTTGCCGCAAGTGGGGAAGCTGTTTACCTCAGTGGCGACCAAGAAGGACACATTAAACCAACAATCAACCGTGATGGCACAGCCAGCGTTGACATTGATCAGGTGATCAACGGTAAAAGTGAGCCGATCTGGTAA
- a CDS encoding S1 family peptidase, with protein sequence MVNLWSGQEQIQLEQEARLITVKILSSPREKRDRSLGSGVLFYQDKLTSTYGVITNNHVLQAGEAPYSIQTPDGKIYRANSVVRKKQLRGNGLDLALLEFVADSEYRIATKSNQQAAIGAWVMSAGFPLKNSQSKSGRFVIKPGKIQLVLDKALEGGYQIGFTNDVEKGMSGGPLLNGAGELVGINGLHANPIWGDPYVFEDGSYPTDAQREQISQYSWGIPLETVKQLLFAKGNS encoded by the coding sequence ATGGTTAATTTGTGGTCTGGACAGGAACAAATTCAACTTGAACAAGAAGCCCGTTTAATTACAGTTAAGATTCTGAGTAGCCCTAGAGAAAAGCGCGATCGCTCATTAGGTTCTGGTGTACTATTTTATCAAGATAAATTAACCTCAACCTATGGAGTAATTACCAATAATCACGTTTTACAAGCCGGTGAAGCTCCCTATTCTATTCAAACTCCCGACGGAAAAATTTACCGTGCTAACTCTGTGGTGCGGAAAAAACAACTGAGGGGAAATGGTTTAGATTTAGCCTTATTAGAATTTGTAGCTGACTCAGAATACAGGATTGCTACCAAATCAAATCAACAAGCTGCCATTGGAGCTTGGGTAATGTCCGCAGGTTTTCCCCTCAAAAATAGCCAAAGCAAATCCGGGAGGTTTGTGATTAAACCCGGTAAAATTCAACTGGTGCTAGATAAAGCCCTAGAGGGAGGATACCAAATTGGCTTTACCAATGATGTAGAAAAAGGGATGAGTGGAGGACCCCTATTAAATGGCGCGGGGGAATTAGTGGGAATTAATGGACTTCATGCTAACCCAATTTGGGGTGATCCTTATGTTTTTGAAGATGGTTCTTACCCAACGGACGCACAGCGAGAACAAATAAGTCAATATAGTTGGGGTATTCCCTTAGAAACAGTCAAGCAATTATTATTTGCTAAAGGCAATTCCTGA
- a CDS encoding GUN4 domain-containing protein: MKFSQGLGVILGTTTLALVQYQPVSALTPVQVNDIAKPITVMIGGLDGKGSGVIIAKNGNTYTVLTANHVVKKGYGLYEIITYDGQKYPMENKAQTLGKLDLALVRFTSSQNYPLAKIADSRTVKEGATVYYAGFPAETTNQPRNYRFIRADITGRSQNQEGYELSYNGSALPGMSGGPVLNEEGLLIAIHGKAETQSIIIQGVQRTEIVGVQGIPTEKFPNLISNIQDNTQANTPRNNPSPRTESKPVTLFPNLISNIPDNTQANTSRNNPSPRTESTPVTFQKLEAFLKAGKWRDADLETWELMQKLTKGEEYEITHEDGNFPRQELRKIRQELRKMDQLWVKHSKGKFGFSVQKQIWLDLGGKLDGEPDWDTYVKLGSRVGWRKNNEWLSYDSHTFSKNAPPQGHLPRVVVWGWESKVGVLFSLL; the protein is encoded by the coding sequence ATGAAATTTTCCCAGGGATTAGGAGTAATTCTAGGGACAACAACCCTAGCTTTAGTACAATACCAACCCGTATCAGCCTTAACTCCTGTACAAGTTAATGATATCGCTAAACCAATCACCGTCATGATTGGAGGACTAGATGGTAAGGGTTCAGGAGTAATTATTGCCAAAAATGGTAATACCTACACTGTGCTAACAGCCAATCATGTGGTTAAAAAGGGATATGGTCTTTATGAGATTATCACCTATGATGGGCAAAAATACCCCATGGAAAACAAAGCTCAAACTCTGGGAAAATTAGATTTAGCCTTAGTCAGATTTACCAGTTCCCAAAATTATCCCCTTGCTAAAATTGCTGATTCTCGGACAGTTAAAGAGGGAGCTACCGTATATTATGCAGGGTTTCCGGCTGAAACCACAAATCAACCGCGTAATTATCGTTTTATACGAGCCGATATAACAGGCAGGAGTCAAAATCAAGAAGGGTATGAATTATCCTATAATGGATCAGCCTTACCGGGGATGAGTGGAGGTCCAGTATTAAATGAAGAAGGTCTTCTAATTGCTATTCACGGTAAGGCAGAAACCCAATCTATTATAATTCAAGGTGTTCAAAGAACTGAAATTGTAGGAGTTCAGGGAATCCCGACGGAAAAATTCCCCAATTTAATTAGTAATATTCAAGATAATACCCAAGCTAATACCCCTCGTAATAATCCTAGTCCTAGAACTGAATCTAAACCTGTCACATTGTTCCCCAATTTAATTAGTAATATTCCAGATAATACCCAAGCTAATACCTCTCGTAATAATCCTAGTCCTAGAACCGAATCTACACCTGTCACATTTCAAAAATTAGAAGCATTTTTAAAAGCAGGAAAATGGCGAGATGCAGATTTAGAAACTTGGGAATTGATGCAAAAGTTAACTAAAGGAGAAGAGTATGAAATAACACATGAAGATGGAAATTTTCCTAGACAGGAATTGCGAAAAATTAGACAGGAATTGCGAAAAATGGATCAATTATGGGTAAAACATAGCAAGGGTAAATTTGGCTTTTCTGTACAAAAGCAAATTTGGCTGGACTTGGGAGGTAAGTTAGATGGAGAACCTGATTGGGATACTTATGTAAAGTTAGGCTCCCGCGTCGGTTGGAGAAAAAATAATGAGTGGCTCAGTTACGATAGTCATACCTTTAGTAAAAATGCACCACCACAGGGACACCTCCCGCGTGTTGTGGTTTGGGGTTGGGAGAGTAAGGTTGGGGTACTCTTTTCTCTTCTCTAG
- a CDS encoding YHS domain-containing (seleno)protein, whose product MNHQNFLAFVTSSIFMVGLTLGCRSHATTTTVIPSLQPDANGNFAPNAIQGQNTPLKLAAKVFNVQDSFVLKGFDAVAYFQQGKAIPGNDNFTYKWQNVNWRFSTAENRNLFIKNPEKYAPQYGGFCAWAVSRGYTAPIDPNAWKIVDGKLYLNANLDTQKRWEKDIPGNIQKADQNWPGIAGKIRR is encoded by the coding sequence ATGAATCACCAGAACTTTCTCGCTTTCGTCACATCCTCAATATTCATGGTGGGATTAACTTTAGGTTGTCGTTCTCATGCAACCACTACAACCGTTATTCCCAGCCTTCAACCCGATGCCAATGGTAATTTTGCTCCAAATGCTATTCAGGGGCAGAATACCCCTTTAAAGCTGGCTGCTAAGGTGTTTAATGTCCAAGACTCTTTTGTTTTAAAAGGTTTTGATGCTGTTGCTTATTTTCAACAAGGAAAAGCCATTCCAGGTAATGATAATTTCACCTATAAATGGCAGAATGTAAATTGGCGATTTTCCACAGCCGAAAACCGCAACTTATTTATTAAAAATCCTGAAAAATACGCTCCTCAATATGGAGGATTTTGTGCTTGGGCTGTCAGTAGAGGATATACTGCACCTATTGACCCTAATGCGTGGAAAATAGTGGACGGTAAGCTGTACTTAAATGCTAATTTGGACACTCAAAAACGCTGGGAAAAGGACATTCCTGGAAATATTCAAAAAGCTGATCAAAATTGGCCTGGTATAGCTGGGAAAATTCGTCGTTAA
- a CDS encoding FHA domain-containing protein, whose translation MQIKLISENKLTEEQEEQVFTLPVAIGRDITQLPAVLNGETVSPVVLLDSNKQISRFHAQITLDNNELYVEDKSANGTQVNGEKLLNQSRTLNSGDRLAIGNHTITVILIRSEDENATVVLENNSTIFNPQSEIIPVSRVRKLPDSQSSIIFNPYTDALEQQTPDAVPSQPAGFPYNLNFWNGEKVSPEAIRRSGILVRETEYVACGGGMGSFVWVDMLRIAGVKPENIKVLSIQDKPYKRYESLLKNCQIPRHKRIRSGSDSCPDNIWGWPGYALRDVWRAFFSGQVGAALGFLWQVFAEPVYADTYTPRGKDVFESMDRESDRIGWGKMLEYGSIRSLRQTEDGRYCIAYSTSNQEDGNHQFLLAKYVHLCTGYPAIKLLEDLEQYRQQYPEETGNKRTVVQGYEPHDHIYQQLEKKGGTIVLRGSGIVASQILERLYEARKIQGNIQVIHLNREPRKGNQFEQAKRHVENDWEFQPFNWPKGTWGGDMRTMLEAADPLRRRELLQGWGGTTTASRKKWRDIIRQGIAQKWYEIRYGVVTKLERNSQGQVITHVVTNKGQKTLTADFVIDCTGLISNPLESPFLKDLILHYDLELNPQGRFHVENNFEVKKLRNNRSRIYGAGIITLGGPYAPVDTFLGLQYAAHRSMEALAAAKAPGVRYIQGIYSLWQWLKWALNQKP comes from the coding sequence ATGCAAATCAAGCTGATTTCCGAAAATAAACTGACAGAGGAGCAGGAAGAACAGGTTTTTACCCTGCCGGTAGCTATCGGACGAGATATAACTCAACTTCCTGCCGTCCTCAATGGTGAAACGGTGTCTCCTGTAGTTTTATTGGATTCTAATAAGCAAATTTCTCGGTTTCATGCTCAAATTACCTTAGACAACAATGAGCTTTATGTAGAAGACAAGAGCGCCAATGGGACTCAAGTTAACGGTGAAAAGCTACTTAATCAAAGTCGGACTTTAAACAGTGGGGATAGACTGGCAATAGGTAATCATACCATTACCGTTATTCTCATTCGATCTGAGGATGAGAATGCTACTGTTGTACTGGAAAATAATTCCACAATTTTTAACCCCCAATCTGAGATTATTCCTGTATCTAGGGTGCGGAAATTACCAGATTCTCAATCATCCATCATTTTTAACCCTTATACGGATGCTTTAGAACAGCAAACTCCCGACGCTGTACCTAGTCAACCTGCGGGTTTTCCCTATAATCTCAACTTTTGGAATGGAGAAAAGGTTTCCCCGGAAGCTATTCGTCGCAGTGGTATTTTAGTCAGAGAAACAGAATATGTGGCCTGCGGGGGAGGAATGGGCAGTTTTGTTTGGGTGGATATGTTGAGAATTGCGGGGGTTAAACCGGAAAATATTAAAGTTTTGAGTATTCAAGACAAACCTTATAAGCGCTATGAAAGCCTACTGAAAAATTGTCAAATTCCCCGACATAAACGGATTCGTTCTGGTTCAGATTCCTGTCCTGATAATATTTGGGGATGGCCAGGATATGCTTTAAGAGATGTTTGGAGAGCCTTTTTTTCTGGACAAGTTGGTGCAGCTTTAGGATTTTTGTGGCAAGTTTTTGCCGAACCTGTTTATGCAGATACTTACACCCCTCGTGGAAAAGATGTATTTGAGTCCATGGACCGGGAGAGCGATCGCATTGGTTGGGGTAAAATGTTAGAATATGGTAGTATTCGCAGTCTACGACAAACAGAAGATGGGCGTTATTGTATTGCCTATTCCACTTCCAATCAAGAAGACGGAAATCACCAATTTTTATTAGCTAAATATGTCCATCTCTGCACAGGTTATCCAGCAATTAAATTACTAGAAGACCTAGAACAATATCGTCAGCAATATCCCGAAGAAACAGGAAATAAGAGAACTGTAGTTCAAGGTTATGAACCCCATGATCATATTTACCAACAATTAGAAAAAAAGGGCGGTACTATTGTCCTTCGCGGGTCGGGAATTGTAGCTTCACAAATATTAGAAAGGCTGTATGAAGCCCGGAAAATACAAGGTAATATTCAGGTAATTCATTTAAACCGAGAACCGCGCAAAGGTAATCAATTTGAGCAAGCTAAACGCCATGTAGAAAATGATTGGGAATTTCAACCTTTTAACTGGCCAAAAGGAACTTGGGGCGGTGATATGCGGACAATGTTAGAAGCCGCTGACCCGTTAAGACGACGGGAATTATTACAGGGTTGGGGGGGAACAACCACAGCCAGTCGCAAAAAATGGCGCGACATTATTCGTCAAGGAATAGCCCAGAAATGGTATGAAATTCGTTATGGTGTAGTCACAAAACTAGAACGTAATTCCCAAGGTCAAGTTATTACTCATGTAGTCACTAATAAAGGTCAAAAAACCCTAACTGCTGATTTTGTTATTGACTGTACAGGATTGATTTCCAATCCTTTAGAAAGTCCATTTTTAAAAGACCTAATACTGCATTACGATTTAGAACTAAACCCACAAGGACGTTTTCATGTAGAAAACAACTTTGAAGTCAAAAAACTGCGAAATAATCGTTCTCGCATATATGGGGCAGGAATTATCACATTAGGCGGTCCCTACGCCCCCGTAGACACATTTTTAGGACTACAATATGCTGCCCATCGTTCTATGGAAGCATTGGCGGCTGCAAAGGCTCCAGGAGTCCGCTATATTCAGGGAATTTATTCTCTTTGGCAATGGCTAAAATGGGCGCTGAATCAAAAACCTTAA
- a CDS encoding HAD family hydrolase codes for MTANSPMILALDFDGVVCDGLIEYFEVAWRTYCQIWSPANDTPPDDLALRFYRLRPVIETGWEMPVLIKALIEGFSDDQILQSWTNITPQILAADNLEAKAVSTKLDHLRDEWIQTDLDGWLSLHRFYPGVIERLKITLKSEIQLYIVTTKEGRFVKELLQQEGVNLPPENIFGKEIKRPKYETLRELIKKANIQSASLWFVEDRLKTLQLVQQQSDLNHVQLFLADWGYNTQSEREAGKNDPRIHLISPSHFTHDFSTWL; via the coding sequence ATGACAGCAAATAGTCCCATGATTTTGGCTTTAGACTTTGATGGAGTGGTTTGCGATGGACTAATTGAATATTTTGAGGTAGCATGGCGTACCTACTGTCAAATTTGGTCGCCGGCTAACGACACACCACCAGACGATTTAGCTTTGAGATTCTATCGCTTACGTCCTGTAATTGAAACAGGTTGGGAAATGCCCGTTTTAATTAAAGCCTTAATTGAGGGTTTTTCTGATGATCAAATTCTCCAATCATGGACAAACATCACTCCCCAAATCTTAGCAGCAGATAATCTAGAAGCAAAGGCAGTTTCGACAAAATTGGATCATCTACGAGATGAATGGATTCAGACAGATTTAGATGGTTGGTTAAGTCTGCATAGATTCTATCCGGGTGTGATAGAAAGACTCAAAATAACTCTTAAAAGTGAAATACAGTTATATATTGTCACTACCAAAGAAGGGCGATTTGTCAAGGAATTATTACAACAAGAAGGAGTTAATTTACCACCAGAAAATATTTTTGGTAAAGAAATAAAACGCCCAAAATATGAAACCTTGCGCGAATTAATCAAGAAAGCAAATATCCAATCTGCAAGTTTGTGGTTTGTGGAAGATAGACTAAAAACATTACAATTAGTCCAACAGCAATCAGACTTAAATCATGTCCAACTTTTTCTCGCAGATTGGGGTTATAACACTCAATCGGAACGGGAAGCAGGGAAAAATGATCCACGTATTCATTTAATATCACCTTCTCATTTTACTCACGATTTTTCCACTTGGTTATAA
- a CDS encoding tetratricopeptide repeat protein, producing the protein MKKWRLTITTLILGTILYSPSVCAKNLANISDFRIKSSLLAQSDLKDAIVYFHQGINRHTFGDIKGAIEEYNKALRLHPNFPEVYYKRGISRYKLGDLKGAIADYNKAISLNANYPGIYNHRGFTRHDLGDLKGAIADFNQALLLNPNFPEAYQNRGVSRNKLGDKKGAITDLKTAANLFQQQKRISNYQEVIDLIKKTENRSPTS; encoded by the coding sequence ATGAAAAAATGGAGATTAACAATTACAACTCTCATATTAGGAACTATATTATATAGTCCGTCAGTGTGTGCTAAAAATTTGGCAAATATTTCCGATTTTAGAATAAAATCATCCCTGTTAGCACAATCTGATCTGAAAGACGCAATAGTATATTTCCATCAGGGAATTAACCGTCATACATTTGGAGACATAAAAGGGGCTATTGAAGAATATAATAAGGCTTTACGGTTACATCCTAATTTTCCTGAAGTTTACTATAAACGAGGAATATCTCGCTATAAGTTGGGAGATCTAAAAGGGGCAATTGCAGATTATAACAAAGCAATCAGTCTTAATGCTAACTATCCTGGTATTTACAATCATCGAGGATTTACTCGTCATGATTTGGGAGATTTAAAAGGTGCTATTGCAGATTTCAATCAAGCATTACTTCTTAATCCTAATTTTCCTGAAGCTTACCAAAATCGAGGGGTTTCTCGCAATAAGTTAGGTGATAAGAAAGGGGCAATTACTGATTTGAAAACAGCAGCTAATTTATTTCAACAACAAAAAAGAATTTCTAATTACCAAGAAGTAATTGATCTGATTAAGAAAACAGAAAATAGATCCCCGACTTCTTAG